The Saccopteryx leptura isolate mSacLep1 chromosome 2, mSacLep1_pri_phased_curated, whole genome shotgun sequence genome has a window encoding:
- the PCP4L1 gene encoding Purkinje cell protein 4-like protein 1 isoform X2: MSELNTKTSPATNQAPGPEEKGKAGNAKKAEEEEEIDIDLTAPETEKAALAIQGKFRRFQKRKKDPSS, encoded by the exons CTTAACACCAAAACATCCCCAGCGACCAACCAGGCACCTGGCCCAGAGGAAAAGG GAAAAGCTGGCAACGCCAAGAaggccgaggaggaggaggagattgaCATTGACCTGACGGCACCAGAAACAGAGAAGGCTGCCCTTGCCATTCAGGGCAAGTTCCGGCGATtccaaaagaggaaaaaggacCCCAGCTCCTGA
- the MPZ gene encoding LOW QUALITY PROTEIN: myelin protein P0 (The sequence of the model RefSeq protein was modified relative to this genomic sequence to represent the inferred CDS: substituted 1 base at 1 genomic stop codon): MAPGAPSSSPSPILAVLLFSSLVLSPAQAIVVYTDREVHGAVGSRVTLHCSFWSSEWVSDDISFTWRYQPEGGRDAISIFHYAKGQPYIDEVGTFKERIQWVGDPRWKDGSIVIHNLDYTDNGTFTCDVKNPPDIVGKTSQVKLYVFEKVPTRYGVVLGAVIGAVLGGVLLLLLLFYLIRYCWLRRQATLQRRLSAMEKGKLHKAGKDSKRGRQTPVLYAMLDHSRSTKAASEKKSKGLGESRKDKKXRLAGRAGARGSGAESSKGAQVMVIEMELRKDEQSSELRPAVKSPSRTSLKNALKNMMGLDSDK, from the exons ATGGCTCCTGGGGCTCCCTCGTCCAGCCCCAGTCCTATCCTGGCTGTACTGCTCTTCTCCTCTTTGG TGCTGTCCCCGGCCCAGGCCATTGTGGTTTACACAGACAGGGAAGTCCATGGCGCTGTGGGCTCCCGGGTGACCCTGCACTGCTCCTTCTGGTCCAGCGAGTGGGTCTCAGATGACATTTCCTTCACCTGGCGCTACCAGCCTGAAGGGGGCCGTGATGCCATCTCG ATCTTCCACTACGCCAAGGGGCAGCCCTACATCGACGAGGTGGGGACCTTCAAAGAGCGCATCCAGTGGGTCGGGGACCCTCGCTGGAAAGATGGCTCCATTGTCATACACAACTTGGACTATACTGACAATGGCACTTTCACCTGTGACGTCAAAAACCCACCAGACATAGTGGGCAAGACCTCTCAGGTCAAACTCTACGTCTTTGAAAAAG tgCCTACGCGATATGGGGTAGTGTTGGGCGCCGTCATCGGGGCCGTCCTGGGCGGGGTGctcttgctgctgctgctcttctACCTGATCCGGTACTGCTGGCTCCGCCGGCAGGCGACCCTGCAGAGGAGGCTCAG TGCCATGGAGAAGGGGAAACTGCACAAGGCCGGGAAGGACTCCAAGCGCGGCCGGCAG acGCCGGTGCTGTATGCCATGCTGGACCACAGCAGAAGCACCAAAGCTGCCAGTGAGAAGAAGTCCAAGGGGCTGGGGGAATCTCGCAAGGATAAGAAATAGCGGTTAGCGGGCCGGGCGGGGGCTCGGGGGTCAGGGGCGGAGTCCTCCAAGGGCGCTCAGGTGATGGTCATCGAGATGGAGCTTCGAAAGGATGAGCAGAGCTCGGAGCTCCGGCCTGCTGTCAAGTCCCCCAGCAGAACCAGCCTCAAGAACGCCCTCAAGAACATGATGGGTCTGGACTCCGACAAGTGA